In a genomic window of Mycolicibacterium neoaurum VKM Ac-1815D:
- a CDS encoding energy-coupling factor ABC transporter ATP-binding protein: MTEELIVLDGVSHAFGERTVLRDITLTIGERRVGIVGANGSGKSTLARLLNGLVIPDTGAVRVRGLDTRRSVKQVRRLVGFVFTDPDRQILMPTVGEDVELSLSRLSMDRAAKAARVAEVLERFGLSGHADQPAHLLSGGQKQLLALATVLVTEPAVVVADEPTTLLDLRNARMLRTAFADLDTQLIVVTHDLDLIEDADRVIVLDEGRVVADDVPAAALAVYRRLMG, translated from the coding sequence GTGACCGAGGAGCTCATCGTCCTCGACGGCGTCTCGCACGCATTCGGGGAGCGCACGGTGTTGCGCGACATCACGCTGACCATCGGCGAGCGTCGCGTCGGCATCGTCGGAGCCAACGGAAGCGGTAAGTCGACGCTGGCCCGGTTGCTCAACGGGCTGGTGATACCCGACACCGGTGCGGTGCGGGTGCGCGGTCTGGACACCAGGCGCTCGGTCAAACAGGTGCGCCGACTGGTGGGGTTCGTGTTCACCGACCCCGACCGCCAGATCCTGATGCCGACCGTGGGTGAGGACGTCGAGCTCTCGCTGTCGCGTCTGTCGATGGATCGGGCCGCCAAGGCGGCGCGGGTGGCCGAAGTGCTGGAGAGGTTCGGACTGTCCGGGCATGCCGACCAGCCCGCGCACCTGCTCTCGGGCGGACAGAAGCAGTTGTTGGCGCTGGCCACCGTGTTGGTCACCGAGCCGGCGGTGGTGGTCGCCGACGAGCCGACCACGCTGTTGGATCTGCGTAACGCGCGGATGCTCCGCACCGCCTTCGCAGATCTGGACACCCAGTTGATCGTTGTCACCCATGACCTGGACCTCATCGAGGACGCCGATCGGGTGATCGTGTTGGACGAGGGCCGGGTGGTGGCCGATGACGTACCTGCCGCCGCGCTGGCGGTGTACCGGCGGTTGATGGGGTGA
- a CDS encoding biotin transporter BioY yields the protein MSAQTSRSRRFGRIESADLTQAAVFAGLLAALGLPGTLTIGPTGVPITLQTLGVMLAGSILGPRKGALAVGLFAVLAIAGLPILAGGRTGLVSLSSPTAGFFVGWLPAVIVIGMLTALMMPRYRTLWGIGINIVGGMAVIYLFGTAGLMLRTDLSWWAALATNGIYVPGDIAKAVLCGVVAAQVHRARPGLITPWRTARA from the coding sequence GTGAGTGCACAGACCTCCCGGTCGCGTCGGTTCGGACGCATCGAGTCCGCCGACCTGACCCAGGCCGCCGTTTTCGCTGGTCTATTGGCCGCGCTGGGTCTGCCCGGCACACTGACGATCGGGCCGACGGGTGTGCCCATCACGCTGCAGACCCTGGGTGTGATGTTGGCCGGATCGATCCTGGGACCGCGGAAGGGCGCGTTGGCCGTCGGGTTGTTCGCCGTGCTGGCCATCGCAGGGCTACCGATTCTGGCCGGTGGCCGCACCGGGCTGGTGTCACTGTCGTCGCCGACGGCCGGGTTCTTCGTCGGCTGGCTGCCCGCCGTCATCGTGATCGGGATGCTGACTGCGCTGATGATGCCGCGCTACCGGACGCTGTGGGGTATCGGCATCAATATCGTCGGCGGGATGGCGGTGATCTATCTGTTCGGCACCGCGGGCCTGATGCTTCGTACCGACCTGTCCTGGTGGGCCGCGCTGGCCACCAACGGCATCTATGTGCCAGGCGATATCGCCAAGGCGGTGTTGTGCGGCGTCGTCGCCGCGCAGGTCCACCGCGCGCGTCCCGGGCTGATCACCCCGTGGCGGACCGCGCGGGCCTAG
- a CDS encoding energy-coupling factor transporter transmembrane component T family protein, with the protein MSVLGDYRPGTSWLHRLPAGVKLVGLGAVIIVMTIVVNSPMKLTVATAALLVAAGSARLSVWSLIVQLRQVLWVVGFIFVLQVVLTDWRRALVVCGVLLLAVASAAMVTLTTRTTAMLDAAMRAMGPLARFGFPVRQVAIALALTIRSIPLLVDIIARVDEARRARGLRVTPRIVFVPIIVGALQAADDFNEALIARGLD; encoded by the coding sequence GTGAGCGTGCTTGGCGATTACCGGCCGGGGACATCATGGCTGCACCGACTGCCGGCCGGGGTGAAGCTGGTCGGGCTGGGCGCGGTGATCATCGTGATGACCATCGTGGTGAACTCCCCGATGAAGCTGACCGTGGCCACCGCCGCACTGCTGGTGGCCGCCGGCTCGGCGCGGCTGTCGGTCTGGTCGCTGATCGTGCAACTGCGCCAGGTGCTCTGGGTGGTGGGCTTCATCTTCGTTCTGCAGGTCGTGCTCACCGACTGGCGCCGGGCGCTGGTGGTGTGCGGGGTGTTGCTGCTTGCCGTGGCCTCGGCGGCGATGGTGACCCTGACCACCAGGACGACGGCGATGCTGGATGCGGCGATGCGGGCGATGGGGCCGCTGGCACGGTTCGGTTTTCCGGTCCGACAGGTCGCCATCGCCCTTGCCCTGACGATCCGGTCGATCCCCTTGCTTGTCGACATCATCGCCCGCGTCGACGAGGCGCGGCGCGCCCGTGGCCTGCGCGTCACCCCACGGATCGTGTTCGTCCCGATCATCGTGGGGGCCTTGCAGGCCGCCGATGATTTCAACGAGGCGTTGATTGCGCGCGGTCTCGACTGA
- a CDS encoding oxidoreductase — MTTTFPLGPFTVKRIGFGAMQLPGPGVMGPPRDHDQAIAVLKRAVDLGVDHIDTAQFYGPDVANELIREALHPYPENLALVSKVGARRSEQGEWLSAQQPDELRADIETNLETLGIDRLAAVNLRIHSGDPNSVSPVDRELFDRQLTAMIAARDEGLIAGIGLSSVSVDHLRIALDRTEIVTVQNAYNLVDRSSQPVLDLCTEHGISFVPFFPLGSGFTTDNPVLGNVAVQNAAAELARTPAQIALAWTLSVAPNVLLIPGTSSVAHLEENVAIADIQLPADFTP, encoded by the coding sequence ATGACGACAACATTTCCGCTGGGCCCGTTCACCGTGAAGCGCATCGGATTCGGCGCCATGCAGTTGCCCGGCCCCGGTGTGATGGGGCCGCCGCGCGACCATGATCAGGCCATCGCCGTGCTGAAGCGGGCCGTCGATCTCGGCGTGGACCATATCGACACCGCCCAGTTCTACGGACCCGATGTCGCCAACGAGCTCATCCGCGAGGCACTGCATCCCTACCCCGAAAACCTTGCACTGGTCAGTAAGGTCGGCGCCCGCCGCAGCGAACAGGGCGAGTGGCTGTCCGCGCAGCAGCCCGATGAACTGCGCGCCGATATCGAGACCAACCTGGAAACCCTGGGTATCGATCGCCTCGCAGCGGTGAATCTACGCATACATTCCGGTGATCCCAACAGTGTGAGCCCGGTGGACCGGGAGCTGTTCGACCGCCAGCTGACCGCCATGATCGCTGCCCGCGACGAGGGTTTGATCGCCGGGATCGGACTGTCCAGCGTCTCGGTCGACCACCTTCGAATTGCGCTGGACCGCACCGAGATCGTCACCGTGCAGAACGCCTACAACCTGGTCGACCGCTCCTCGCAGCCGGTGCTCGACCTGTGCACCGAACACGGCATCTCCTTCGTGCCGTTCTTTCCGCTGGGCTCCGGTTTCACCACCGACAACCCGGTACTCGGCAATGTCGCGGTGCAGAATGCGGCCGCCGAGCTCGCCCGTACCCCGGCCCAGATCGCGCTGGCCTGGACGCTGTCGGTGGCACCCAACGTGCTGTTGATCCCCGGCACCTCGTCGGTGGCCCATCTTGAAGAGAACGTCGCCATCGCCGACATTCAACTGCCCGCCGACTTCACGCCCTGA
- a CDS encoding lytic transglycosylase domain-containing protein gives MAVAVAASMTVLTTMVACAHPRPPAEQPAAANPAATAPTAPSRPRPAPAAPAQPRLAADPAQIADDLVTDERMLRDAGAPEPVLQIAARRQQMAYRTIGRHPEWDAIVRPRIPAEFVSVYDLNITARRHLDALLTTEANATLPAWRIVAPKPADELLDHYREAQATSGVGWNYLAAINLVETRLGSITGTSSAGAQGPMQFLPSTFAAHGAGGDIRDPRDAILAAGRYLASNGFVDDPDHALFRYNNSDDYVAAVKAYAAVLAADPRAFAGFYRWEVYYRTTAGDVLLPVGYRSLSPVPAVEYIAAHPQ, from the coding sequence ATGGCGGTGGCTGTCGCCGCGTCGATGACGGTGCTGACAACGATGGTCGCCTGCGCGCACCCTCGGCCGCCGGCCGAGCAGCCGGCGGCCGCGAATCCGGCCGCCACCGCACCGACCGCTCCGTCGCGACCACGTCCGGCACCGGCGGCTCCCGCACAGCCGCGGCTGGCGGCCGATCCGGCTCAGATCGCCGACGATCTGGTCACCGACGAACGGATGCTGCGTGACGCCGGCGCACCGGAGCCGGTGCTGCAGATCGCGGCGCGCCGCCAACAGATGGCCTATCGAACCATCGGTAGGCATCCCGAATGGGATGCGATCGTTCGCCCGCGCATCCCGGCGGAGTTCGTCTCGGTCTACGACCTGAACATCACCGCCCGCCGCCATCTGGACGCGTTGCTCACCACCGAGGCCAACGCGACCCTGCCGGCCTGGCGGATCGTCGCGCCAAAGCCCGCCGATGAACTGCTCGACCATTACCGAGAGGCCCAGGCCACCTCGGGCGTGGGCTGGAACTACCTGGCCGCGATCAACCTGGTCGAGACCCGGCTCGGCAGCATCACCGGCACCAGCAGCGCCGGTGCGCAGGGACCCATGCAGTTCTTACCGTCGACGTTCGCCGCGCACGGCGCCGGCGGAGACATCCGCGACCCGCGCGACGCGATTCTGGCCGCGGGTCGCTATCTGGCCTCCAACGGCTTCGTCGACGATCCCGATCATGCGCTGTTCCGGTACAACAACTCCGATGATTACGTGGCGGCCGTCAAGGCCTATGCGGCGGTACTCGCCGCGGATCCGCGCGCCTTCGCCGGCTTCTACCGATGGGAGGTGTACTACCGGACCACGGCCGGCGACGTCTTGCTCCCTGTCGGTTACCGAAGCCTCTCCCCCGTTCCGGCCGTCGAGTACATCGCGGCGCATCCACAGTGA
- a CDS encoding TerC family protein, which translates to MLDISPVTWGLTIAVIIVLLAVDLLLAALRPHRVGFKEATAWSVFYILVAVAFGVWFAMTYGGDAGTEYFAGYLVEKSLSVDNLFVFVIIMTTFAVPEEHQHKVLTFGIILALIMRAIFIALGATLLSLFSFMFLVFGLLLIYTAVQLFRHRDEDPDVENNFVVRATRRFVPVTDDYDGGKLFTRAQGRRMATPMLAVLIAIGSVDLLFALDSIPAVFGITSEAYIVFAANAFALLGLRALFFLVKGLLDRLVYLSTGLSIILAFIGVKLVLHWGHVDINPSIPEIDTYVSLAVIIVILTIVTVASLIKTRKDPDAKAHPGSLRASPHRPEERTDGA; encoded by the coding sequence ATGCTCGATATCAGCCCGGTGACGTGGGGCCTGACGATAGCCGTGATCATCGTCCTGCTCGCCGTCGACCTCCTCTTGGCCGCGCTGCGACCGCACCGGGTCGGGTTCAAGGAGGCCACCGCGTGGTCGGTGTTCTACATATTGGTGGCCGTGGCGTTCGGAGTCTGGTTCGCCATGACCTACGGGGGCGACGCCGGCACCGAGTACTTCGCGGGCTATCTGGTCGAGAAGAGCCTTTCGGTGGACAACCTGTTCGTCTTCGTCATCATCATGACGACGTTCGCCGTACCCGAGGAGCACCAGCACAAGGTGCTGACCTTCGGCATCATCCTGGCGTTGATCATGCGCGCCATCTTCATCGCGCTCGGCGCGACGCTACTGTCGCTGTTCTCGTTCATGTTCCTGGTGTTCGGCCTGCTGCTCATCTATACCGCCGTCCAGCTGTTCCGGCACCGCGACGAGGATCCCGACGTCGAGAACAACTTCGTGGTCCGCGCGACGCGCCGGTTCGTGCCGGTGACCGACGACTATGACGGCGGAAAACTGTTCACCCGGGCCCAGGGCCGCCGGATGGCGACGCCGATGCTGGCGGTGCTGATCGCGATCGGCAGCGTGGATCTGCTGTTCGCGCTGGACTCCATCCCCGCGGTCTTCGGCATCACCAGCGAGGCCTATATCGTCTTCGCCGCCAACGCCTTTGCGCTGCTCGGGCTGCGAGCGCTGTTCTTCCTCGTTAAAGGGCTGCTCGACCGGTTGGTGTACCTGTCGACCGGGCTGTCGATCATCTTGGCCTTCATCGGCGTGAAGCTCGTCCTGCACTGGGGTCATGTCGACATCAATCCCAGCATTCCCGAGATCGACACATACGTGAGCCTGGCCGTGATCATCGTCATCCTGACGATCGTGACGGTCGCCAGCCTCATCAAGACGCGCAAGGACCCCGACGCGAAGGCACACCCCGGCTCGCTGCGGGCCAGCCCGCATCGGCCGGAAGAGCGCACCGATGGCGCGTAG
- a CDS encoding alkaline phosphatase family protein: protein MTADRLPPTGAPATVAETAQPVLGAGTATTPTELASAAAGQPLVETDPEQPPLQAAVAVAALAAVRDELERNSMRRNASPAAAPAASPESKNVLLIGVDGTNLSKVLSDPANANFFTLIQESTTAPSSIVGHTTISNPSWTSILTGFWGERTGVINNIFTPWTYDNYPTVFNQLEGAHGNGIQTTAIANWDVIAAIAAAGANRADTVHYIGPESSWAASDDLVGSVTGATIAAADRDVANFVFSYFVGVDEAGHAYGGGSQEYTDALLNFDRNLGLIMQQVRDWEAVNGETWTVILVTDHGHQPQRGLGHGFQSPDETGTFVVVRGEGFGGSGPGNGLINLQYEIVDVTPTVVTLFGGTVRPGSDGTSMTELTNNVRPIDNDDALRAALQDIIGMNGYPDIATDVTLGIRTIFASVPYFLVDIVDGIVGGLKAVAGQNIFLVSFLAGAAVGPVEFIGDLGYVVTNFAAQIVARITGVTGASIFPLWPPAAPDFAPYDPDQLITMVAVCGDPSAAAATQCPASIAV from the coding sequence GTGACCGCAGACCGATTGCCACCGACCGGGGCGCCGGCCACCGTCGCCGAGACCGCCCAGCCGGTCCTCGGTGCCGGTACCGCCACGACGCCGACCGAGCTCGCCTCGGCGGCCGCCGGGCAACCGCTTGTCGAGACCGATCCGGAGCAACCGCCCTTGCAGGCCGCGGTGGCCGTCGCCGCACTGGCCGCCGTGCGCGACGAGCTGGAACGTAACTCGATGCGCCGCAACGCCTCTCCGGCGGCGGCGCCGGCCGCATCGCCGGAGAGCAAAAATGTCCTGCTGATCGGGGTCGACGGCACGAACCTCAGCAAGGTGCTGTCCGATCCCGCCAATGCCAATTTCTTCACGCTGATCCAGGAGAGCACCACGGCGCCGTCGAGCATCGTGGGGCACACGACCATCTCGAATCCGTCATGGACTTCCATCCTGACCGGGTTCTGGGGTGAGCGGACCGGGGTGATCAACAACATCTTCACGCCGTGGACCTATGACAACTACCCGACGGTGTTCAATCAGCTCGAGGGTGCACACGGCAACGGCATCCAGACCACGGCCATCGCCAACTGGGACGTCATCGCGGCCATCGCCGCGGCGGGCGCGAACCGGGCCGACACGGTTCACTACATCGGCCCGGAGTCCAGCTGGGCGGCGTCCGACGATCTGGTCGGTTCGGTCACCGGTGCCACCATCGCCGCCGCCGACCGCGATGTCGCCAACTTCGTCTTCAGCTATTTCGTCGGTGTCGATGAGGCCGGACACGCCTACGGCGGCGGCTCGCAGGAGTACACCGATGCGCTGCTGAACTTCGACCGCAACCTGGGCTTGATCATGCAGCAGGTGCGTGACTGGGAGGCGGTGAACGGTGAGACGTGGACGGTCATCCTGGTCACCGACCATGGGCATCAGCCGCAGCGGGGGCTCGGCCACGGTTTCCAATCCCCGGACGAGACGGGCACTTTCGTCGTCGTGCGTGGTGAAGGATTCGGCGGATCAGGCCCCGGGAACGGTCTGATCAACCTGCAGTACGAGATCGTCGATGTCACCCCGACCGTTGTCACGTTGTTCGGCGGCACCGTCCGACCGGGTAGCGACGGCACCTCGATGACCGAGCTCACCAACAACGTCCGTCCGATCGACAACGACGATGCCTTGCGCGCGGCCCTGCAGGACATCATCGGTATGAACGGCTACCCGGATATCGCCACCGATGTGACGCTGGGGATCCGCACCATCTTCGCCTCCGTCCCTTACTTTTTGGTCGATATCGTCGACGGCATCGTCGGTGGACTGAAAGCGGTTGCCGGACAGAACATCTTCCTGGTCAGCTTCCTGGCCGGTGCGGCCGTCGGTCCCGTCGAGTTCATCGGCGACCTCGGCTACGTGGTGACCAACTTCGCGGCGCAGATCGTCGCACGGATCACCGGGGTCACCGGTGCCAGCATCTTCCCGCTGTGGCCGCCCGCCGCACCCGATTTCGCCCCGTATGACCCGGATCAGCTGATCACGATGGTCGCGGTGTGCGGCGACCCGAGCGCGGCCGCCGCGACACAGTGCCCGGCGTCGATCGCGGTCTGA
- a CDS encoding dihydrolipoyl dehydrogenase family protein, with protein sequence MTHLRVDLLVIGFGKGGKTLAAALGNQGRSVVLVEKSPAMYGGTCINVGCVPTKSMVYHSEQRRPGEDGVTAHAVAVTATQALTADLRAVNYGIFDPIPSVRVLTGRAVFTGPDSVSVSTADGEVTVSAAAVVIDTGSVPVVPDIPGLRECPVAVTSAELLSRVPRSDRLVVLGGGYIGLELASMMAGFGTEVTVLEHHSQILRFEDDDVAASARDLLERRGVRIVTGAALHEVSTVGGGARVRYSVDGQTTAADGDTILVALGRVPDTAGLGLDTAGIRTAANGAVAVDEFLRAGVPNVYAVGDVNGGPQFTYISLDDHRIVLDQLSGVAQPRSTAQRAAVPNCLFLTPPLARVGVTEREARQAGRAVRVAVSPVAKLATVPRARIVGETAGLIKLVVDAETDLILGAALLCHDAHEVINLVSLAMRHRVTATAMREGMYTHPSMSEFFNQLLGMLR encoded by the coding sequence ATGACACATCTGCGAGTGGACCTGCTGGTCATCGGATTCGGCAAGGGCGGCAAGACGTTGGCCGCAGCGCTCGGCAACCAGGGTCGCAGCGTGGTCCTGGTCGAAAAGTCCCCGGCCATGTACGGCGGCACCTGCATCAACGTGGGGTGCGTGCCGACCAAATCGATGGTCTATCACAGTGAGCAACGTCGCCCCGGCGAGGACGGGGTCACCGCTCATGCCGTCGCGGTAACGGCCACCCAAGCCTTGACCGCGGATCTGCGCGCGGTCAACTACGGCATCTTCGATCCCATTCCCAGTGTCAGGGTGCTGACCGGCAGAGCCGTTTTCACCGGGCCCGATTCGGTATCGGTGAGCACCGCCGACGGTGAGGTGACCGTGTCGGCCGCCGCCGTCGTGATCGACACCGGCTCGGTGCCGGTGGTTCCCGACATCCCTGGTCTCCGCGAATGCCCGGTTGCCGTCACCAGCGCCGAACTGCTCTCCAGGGTCCCACGGTCAGATCGGCTGGTGGTGCTCGGCGGCGGGTACATCGGGCTGGAGTTAGCATCGATGATGGCTGGCTTCGGCACCGAAGTGACAGTCCTGGAACACCATTCGCAGATCCTTCGATTCGAGGACGACGATGTCGCCGCGTCGGCGCGCGACCTGTTGGAGCGGCGCGGAGTGCGGATCGTCACCGGCGCGGCCCTCCACGAGGTCAGCACGGTGGGCGGCGGGGCGCGGGTGCGCTACTCGGTCGACGGCCAAACCACTGCCGCGGACGGTGACACCATCCTGGTCGCCCTGGGCCGGGTTCCCGACACCGCGGGCCTTGGCCTCGACACCGCCGGGATACGCACCGCTGCCAACGGCGCCGTCGCGGTCGACGAGTTCCTGCGCGCCGGCGTGCCCAACGTGTATGCCGTCGGAGATGTCAACGGCGGCCCGCAATTCACCTACATCTCCCTCGACGATCACCGCATCGTGCTCGACCAGCTGTCGGGTGTCGCTCAGCCACGCTCCACGGCCCAGCGCGCCGCCGTACCGAACTGTCTGTTCCTGACGCCGCCGCTGGCGCGCGTGGGGGTGACCGAGCGCGAGGCACGCCAGGCCGGTCGGGCCGTTCGGGTGGCGGTCAGCCCGGTGGCGAAGCTGGCGACGGTGCCGCGGGCCCGCATCGTCGGTGAGACCGCGGGCCTGATTAAGCTGGTGGTCGACGCCGAGACCGACCTGATCCTCGGCGCGGCGCTGCTGTGTCATGACGCGCACGAGGTCATCAATCTGGTGTCACTGGCCATGCGGCACCGGGTTACCGCCACCGCCATGCGGGAGGGGATGTACACCCACCCGTCCATGTCCGAATTCTTCAACCAGCTGCTGGGAATGCTGCGGTGA
- a CDS encoding magnesium transporter, protein MTGLLIARRHDAPLTAPWSAVLGCTASGLVVDTGVGITAPSGDDTEIWLHRDVLDTQVLDIVGRRIARVSDVLLVSRDANRLEATGVDVGFAGVVRRLGLGRVTARARHDTVAWSDLHPTSERGHAVALSTPRAAIHHLDAVALAELMGRLDVSAAAEVVAAYPPAVAASAVRVDPETGERVLRALPNPDVERIVTAMPSAHAAQWRTRLQRTPRLLGRHLLRSRVWPRRRVRRKR, encoded by the coding sequence GTGACCGGCCTACTCATCGCCCGCCGACACGACGCCCCGTTGACCGCCCCGTGGTCCGCGGTCCTGGGCTGCACGGCCAGTGGTCTCGTGGTGGACACCGGCGTCGGTATCACCGCCCCGTCCGGGGACGACACAGAGATCTGGCTGCACCGCGATGTGCTGGACACCCAGGTCCTCGATATCGTCGGTCGCCGAATAGCGAGGGTTTCCGACGTTCTCCTGGTGAGCCGTGACGCAAACCGCTTGGAGGCTACAGGCGTCGACGTCGGATTCGCCGGGGTTGTGCGCCGATTGGGATTGGGAAGAGTCACCGCACGCGCGCGACACGACACCGTGGCGTGGTCCGATCTACATCCGACCTCCGAGCGCGGCCACGCGGTCGCGCTGTCGACACCACGGGCTGCCATACACCATCTCGACGCTGTCGCACTGGCCGAACTGATGGGCCGGCTGGACGTGTCCGCGGCCGCCGAGGTCGTCGCGGCCTACCCTCCGGCAGTTGCCGCTTCGGCGGTGCGCGTAGACCCCGAAACCGGGGAACGAGTGCTGCGGGCGCTGCCGAACCCCGATGTCGAACGGATCGTCACCGCCATGCCGTCCGCCCATGCAGCGCAGTGGCGCACGCGCCTGCAGCGCACACCGCGACTGCTCGGTCGCCACTTGCTGCGCTCACGGGTGTGGCCGCGGCGCCGGGTACGGCGGAAGCGATGA
- a CDS encoding MFS transporter, with protein MSSPVTTWAPLRSPVFRALWIAQFVSNLGTWMQMVGAQWMLVGDPRAAVLVPLVQTATTLPVMLLALPSGVLADLIDRRRLLIATQGAMASAVALLAVLTGTGLTTPTVLLLLLFLIGCGQALTMPAWQAIQPDLVPAAQIPAAAALGSMSMNGARAIGPAIAGALVSLSGPTVVFALNAVSFVGTVIVLVLWRRPTVDQNFPSERALAALSAGGRYIRSSPIVRRILLRTALFIAPASALWGLLPVIADRKLGLTSSGYGLLLGALGLGAVLGAVGLSRLRSRFGENTLLALAATGFAAATAVLALVDLFAVVLIALVFGGTAWLLCLSTLNASMQLSLPGWVRARGLSVYQLIFMGGQALGSILWGVLAGTTTPVNSLLVSAGLLVGCAISTLWWPLHAKTGNIDLSPSSHWPEPSLVIEPEPLDGPVLVMTDYLVPVQDEEQFLAAMAVLGRSRQRTGAARWRLYRSVEREQTFVETFIVRSWGEHLHQHHTRQTGQDLVIEQNVERYAQGKPVSHHLIAVPPQR; from the coding sequence GTGAGCTCGCCGGTGACGACCTGGGCGCCGTTACGGTCGCCGGTCTTCCGCGCATTGTGGATCGCGCAGTTCGTCTCCAATCTCGGCACCTGGATGCAGATGGTGGGCGCCCAGTGGATGCTCGTCGGTGATCCGCGGGCGGCAGTGCTCGTGCCCCTGGTGCAGACCGCCACCACGCTGCCGGTCATGCTGCTGGCGCTGCCATCCGGAGTGCTGGCCGACCTGATCGACCGGCGGCGGCTGCTCATCGCGACCCAGGGCGCGATGGCGTCCGCGGTCGCGTTGCTCGCGGTGTTGACCGGCACCGGACTGACCACCCCCACGGTCCTGCTGCTGTTGTTGTTCCTGATCGGGTGCGGTCAGGCACTGACCATGCCGGCCTGGCAGGCCATCCAGCCCGACCTCGTTCCCGCAGCACAGATCCCCGCGGCCGCGGCGCTGGGCAGCATGAGCATGAACGGCGCCCGCGCCATCGGACCGGCGATCGCCGGAGCGCTGGTGTCGCTGTCAGGGCCCACAGTCGTGTTCGCGCTGAACGCGGTGTCCTTCGTCGGTACGGTGATCGTGTTGGTGCTGTGGCGCAGGCCCACCGTCGACCAGAATTTCCCGTCGGAACGGGCGCTGGCGGCGCTGAGTGCCGGCGGACGGTACATCCGAAGCTCCCCCATCGTTCGTCGGATACTGCTGCGCACTGCACTTTTCATCGCTCCGGCCAGCGCGCTGTGGGGTCTGCTGCCTGTGATCGCCGACCGGAAGCTGGGATTGACGTCATCGGGGTACGGGCTGCTGCTCGGTGCACTCGGACTCGGTGCGGTGCTGGGCGCAGTGGGCCTGTCCCGGCTACGGTCCCGGTTCGGCGAGAACACCTTGCTGGCGTTGGCCGCCACCGGGTTCGCCGCGGCGACAGCGGTTCTGGCACTGGTGGACCTGTTCGCCGTGGTGCTCATCGCGCTGGTGTTCGGCGGGACGGCCTGGCTGCTGTGTCTGTCCACACTCAACGCGTCGATGCAACTGAGCCTGCCCGGGTGGGTCCGTGCCCGGGGGTTGTCGGTATATCAGCTGATCTTCATGGGTGGGCAGGCGCTCGGGTCGATTCTGTGGGGTGTGCTCGCGGGTACGACCACGCCGGTGAACAGCCTGCTGGTCAGCGCGGGCCTGTTGGTGGGCTGTGCGATCTCGACGCTGTGGTGGCCCTTGCACGCCAAGACAGGCAACATCGATCTGAGCCCCTCCTCGCACTGGCCGGAGCCATCGCTGGTGATCGAGCCCGAACCGCTGGACGGCCCGGTGCTGGTGATGACCGACTATCTCGTTCCGGTGCAGGATGAAGAACAATTCCTGGCGGCGATGGCGGTGCTTGGCAGATCCCGGCAGCGCACCGGAGCGGCCAGGTGGCGGCTGTACCGCAGTGTCGAGCGCGAGCAGACCTTCGTCGAAACCTTCATCGTGCGGTCCTGGGGCGAGCACCTGCATCAGCACCACACCCGGCAGACCGGACAGGACCTGGTGATCGAGCAGAACGTCGAACGGTACGCACAGGGAAAGCCGGTGTCGCATCACCTGATTGCCGTCCCGCCGCAGCGCTGA